Proteins encoded by one window of Chaetodon trifascialis isolate fChaTrf1 chromosome 15, fChaTrf1.hap1, whole genome shotgun sequence:
- the LOC139343680 gene encoding LOW QUALITY PROTEIN: interferon-induced very large GTPase 1-like (The sequence of the model RefSeq protein was modified relative to this genomic sequence to represent the inferred CDS: inserted 2 bases in 1 codon) produces MEADNHDNTAAGGGGGSEAECLTPNDKEDEMEESEANAEVKCGPVNEAGEAHHSEKNNESTSGESEIKSVPPATNRQGTLHMDMSGNKQPMKRAEEINRKTQYQRETETLLGRLHLQDKHKHKFSPADFLKVGPPVKQDQDTCEKDLADTFLQRLMMLDYRGRYIPVRQDSAAGSYSTPVPVFNTPETDDSDLDALFSTRVDSHQSKQTHVHPMDVQMAVFHCSDSFFKQNMITKLSQCQYALPMLVPDLVTEDIDCPLWTFRQIRKTWKITQIRDNSNIVTMKNMPICEAETAMVLFLRLGSLSLSKSQLMNTLINERHNTFFHRNCPGSTKSRYLMDGVAEIAWYCPAGKLNDAFTDCVAFCNLHGDALLFKKQRDILIEKSSVCVVLVPTLEKSQSSAGVISALFKSQKPLIILIADNDCGAIQMKEGKYKIGLKDSSQSSISDELKGIIRNILSGPHASFQLETMAEVSGVRVDESNKLCQKGKSAAMKTVHLLSGMDVSKIKDKFLPCQGQLWHKWCIINKELHHLKGHIEKEKCEKQQKLIKIRQDQCSASCSQLMKSFIESLSSLSSTEKEYFLKWTQILIDALSTDDLCLILQKYDEKWSEVLALKKKYSKSDQLQSKQHELDQISAKLQAATFGLEHIFREMGQIYEAHASLKKQPKLGQTDWSRYPALAAELMVSGQPMELMDGDAGHVPVTWISSLLNEVIQKLGDKRVFVLSVLGVQSSGKSTMLNAMFGLQFAVSAGRCTKGAFMQLVRVSEEIKKDFKFDYILVVDTEGLRALELAGNTTLHRDNELATFVIGLGNMTLINIFGENPAEMQDVLQIVVQALMRMKRVKLSPSCVFVHQNVTDVAAAEKNMDGKRRLQEKLDKMALLAAKEEGCDLECFSDVITFDVQNDVKYFAQLWEGSPPMAPPNPGYSESIQELKNFILSKASQSPGITLSQFKSKIQDLWNAXFVFSFKNTLEIAVYRKLEVQYGNWTWALRSNMLTIENQLYTRIENGKLDKVELSYIFQEMNKTYGEIKKEIATYFDEDNNKEILVQWRGQFEIKIKEFHDELVRGMKRKLDEVIQQRSARKKLEDKKTEFENKLLQKSKELAHQLKDKAEDEEELEKQFNSVWNSWVTELIAGTKPIENIEYEEDQTAILQELGVEWSLIGESRSSGSYKNISELGDYSRYLSHTKNQDNEKENATRVQRKRSNPIKRFAGFVSDMTKKLKYYIWGYLQHEEQQLIRSLIDEVEKQSLDTIKSKPVVTRGYRSAYLQEVANNVKEKVTEFESKQKYTLKKTFLVDLLLYIFDRAGGWLSESHKKFQMNNDSRSYIESKKIQHYDIFKSFCKGSSSAVVPGKLICEKLKSSAVEVVCNKTAIDLAGKMRCSFPAFNENRLDLEKNMLKSLAEKEDFNAFITYIRHPRRQVETFIKETAQNYIFKKNKDEALSILKKNTDHIKKLVSQALFAATEKTKTKRGGIDMWMQEFSSLLKDELTFAICCQNFSNINNFDFLKEEMDKGLASITEEMSRISLDKMKEFRMKPDQILIEQLCKCCWVKCPFCAAVCTNTMDDHSPDDHSVPFHRPAAVNGWHFRNTVELCIDFCTTGVASDISFYPDSEHPEKLVPFKQYRTAGPRYANWRITPDESKLKYWIWFVCRFQEQLEDHYNLRFQGRGEIPTQWKTVSKDDAIKSLDEM; encoded by the exons ATGGAGGCAGACAACCACgacaacacagcagcaggagggggaggagggtctgaAGCCGAATGTCTCACACCCAATGACAAAG aggatgagatggaggagagtgAAGCCAATGCCGAGGTAAAG TGTGGTCCAGTGAATGAAGCTGGTGAAGCTCACCATTCAGAGAAGAACAATGAAAGCACAAGTGGAGAGTCTGAAATCAAGTCTGTACCACCTGCAACCAACCGGCAAG GTACCTTACATATGGATATGAGTGGAAACAAG CAGCCAATGAAGAGAGCTGAAGAGATCAACAGGAAGACACAATatcaaagagaaactgaaacgCTGCTTGGCAGACTTCACCTTCaagacaaacataaacacaagtTTTCACCAGCAGATTTTCTTAAAGTGGGTCCACCTGTGAAACAGGACCAGGACACATGTGAGAAAGATCTAGCTGATACTTTTCTTCAGAGGCTGATGATGTTAGACTACAGAGGCAGGTATATTCCTGTAAGACAAGACAGTGCTGCAGGTAGCTATTCAACGCCTGTTCCAGTGTTTAACACCCCTGAGACAGATGACAGTGACTTAGACGCCCTTTTTAGCACCCGTGTAGACTCTCATCAGTCAAAACAGACTCACGTCCATCCTATGGATGTCCAAATGGCAGTATTTCACTGCTCAGACAGCTTTTTTAAGCAGAACATGATCACAAAGCTATCACAATGTCAGTACGCCTTACCTATGCTTGTTCCTGACCTGGTCACAGAGGATATTGACTGTCCTCTGTGGACATTCagacaaataagaaaaacatggaagatAACTCAAATCAGAGATAATTCAAACATCGTCACCATGAAGAACATGCCCATCTGCGAGGCTGAGACAGCCATGGTGTTATTTCTCCGTCTGggctcactgtcactgtcaaaatcTCAGCTGATGAACACTTTGATCAACGAGCGTCACAACACCTTCTTCCACAGAAACTGCCCCGGCAGCACCAAGTCTCGTTATTTGATGGACGGGGTGGCGGAGATTGCCTGGTATTGCCCTGCTGGAAAACTCAATGATGCCTTCACTGACTGTGTTGCCTTCTGTAATCTTCATGGTGATGCTCTCCTGTTTAAAAAACAGCGTGACATACTGATTGAAAAATCTTCAGTCTGTGTTGTTCTTGTACCAACTCTAGAAAAAAGCCAGAGCAGTGCAGGAGTCATCTCAGCCCTTTTCAAGTCTCAGAAGCCTCTCATTATTCTCATTGCTGATAATGATTGTGGTGCGATTCaaatgaaagagggaaaataCAAAATAGGTCTAAAGGACAGCAGCCAGTCAAGTATCTCTGATGAATTGAAAGGAAtcatcagaaacattttgtCCGGACCACATGCATCCTTCCAGCTGGAAACCATGGCCGAGGTCTCTGGAGTCCGAGTGGATGAAAGCAACAAACTCTGCCAAAAAGGGAAATCTGCTGCAATGAAAACAGTACATTTGCTTTCTGGGATGGATGTTtcaaagataaaagataaaTTTCTCCCTTGTCAAGGCCAACTGTGGCACAAGTGGTGCATCATAAACAAAGAATTGCATCACCTCAAAGGACACATTGAGAAGGAGAAATgtgaaaagcaacagaaactGATCAAAATACGCCAAGATCAATGCAGTGCTTCCTGTAGTCAGTTGATGAAGTCATTCATTGAAAGCCTCTCATCTTTGTCTTCAACAGAGAAAGAGTATTTCCTGAAATGGACTCAGATCTTAATCGATGccctctccacagatgacctctgtTTAATTCTGCAAAAATATGACGAAAAGTGGTCTGAGGTCTTGGCTTTGAAGAAGAAGTATAGCAAATCTGATCAGCTACAAAGCAAGCAACATGAGCTGGATCAAATATCAGCAAAACTACAGGCAGCAACCTTTGGCTTGGAACACATCTTTAGAGAAATGGGACAGATCTATGAAGCTCATGCATCTCTGAAGAAACAACCAAAGTTGGGGCAGACTGACTGGTCCAGATACCCAGCActggctgcagagctgatggtATCAGGACAGCCAATGGAGTTGATGGATGGCGATGCAGGTCATGTGCCTGTAACATGGATCTCTAGTCTTTTAAATGAAGTCATTCAGAAATTGGGCGACAagagagtttttgttttgtcagttttaggTGTACAAAGCAGTGGAAAATCAACAATGCTGAATGCCATGTTTGGATTACAGTTTGCAGTGAGTGCTGGCAGGTGCACCAAGGGTGCCTTCATGCAGCTGGTCAGAGTGTCAGAGGAGATCAAGAAGGACTTTAAGTTTGACTACATTCTGGTGGTGGACACTGAAGGACTGCGTGCTCTCGAGCTGGCAGGTAACACCACCCTACACCGCGACAATGAACTGGCAACATTTGTTATTGGTCTGGGAAACATGACATTGATCAACATCTTTGGTGAGAATCCAGCTGAGATGCAAGATGTTCTGCAGATTGTTGTTCAGGCtttgatgaggatgaagagagtgAAACTTTCTCCAAGTTGTGTGTTCGTTCACCAGAATGTTACAgatgttgcagctgcagagaaaaacatggaTGGAAAGAGACGGCTGCAGGAGAAACTGGACAAGATGGCCCTACTGGCTGCAAAAGAGGAGGGTTGTGATCTTGAGTGCTTCAGTGACGTCATTACATTTGATGTGCAAAATGATGTTAAGTACTTTGCCCAACTGTGGGAGGGAAGTCCACCTATGGCTCCTCCGAACCCAGGGTACAGTGAGAGCATCCAAGAGCTGAAGAACTTCATCCTTTCTAAAGCTTCGCAGTCTCCTGGGATTACTCTCTCACAGTTCAAAAGCAAAATCCAGGACCTGTGGAATgc ctttgttttcagtttcaaaaataCACTTGAAATTGCAGTGTACAGAAAACTGGAGGTCCAGTATGGGAACTGGACATGGGCCCTGAGGAGCAACATGCTGACCATTGAAAACCAGCTTTATACCAGAATAGAAAATGGAAAACTTGACAAGGTTGAGCTCAGTTATATTTTTCAAGAAATGAACAAAACCtatggagaaatcaaaaaagaaaTTGCAACTTACTTTGATGAGGACAATAACAAAGAAATATTGGTTCAGTGGCGAGGCCAATTTGAAATCAAAATCAAGGAGTTTCATGATGAACTTGTgagaggaatgaaaagaaaactggatGAAGTTATCCAGCAGAGGAGTGCTCGTAAAAAGCTTGAggataaaaagacagaatttgagaacaagctgctgcagaagagCAAAGAACTTGCTCATCAGTTAAAAGACAaggcagaagatgaagaggaacttGAGAAGCAGTTCAACTCTGTTTGGAACTCCTGGGTTACTGAGTTAATTGCAGGTACGAAACCTATTGAGAACATCGAATATGAAGAAGATCAGACTGCTATCCTTCAAGAGCTCGGTGTTGAGTGGTCTCTCATTGGTGAATCCAGAAGCAGTGGCAGCTACAAAAACATATCAGAACTTGGCGACTACAGTCGTTATCTATCTCACACCAAGAATCAAGACAATGAGAAGGAAAATGCCACAAGAGTGCAGAGAAAACGCTCTAATCCTATTAAGAGATTTGCTGGATTTGTTTCAGACATGACCAAAAAATTGAAATATTACATTTGGGGCTATTTACAGCATGAAGAACAGCAGCTGATCAGATCCCTCATTGACGAGGTTGAAAAACAGTCCCTTGATACGATTAAGAGCAAACCTGTAGTGACAAGGGGCTACAGATCAGCTTACTTGCAGGAAGTGGCGAACAATGTCAAAGAAAAAGTGACTGAATTTGAGTCAAAGCAGAAATATACTCTGAAGAAGACCTTTTTAGTTGATCTCTTGCTGTATATATTTGACAGAGCAGGGGGTTGGCTGTCAGAGTCCCACAAGAAATTCCAAATGAACAATGACTCACGGAGTTATATAGAAAGCAAGAAAATACAGCAttatgacattttcaaaagctTCTGCAAAGGAAGCTCATCTGCTGTTGTGCCTGGAAAACTGATCTGTGAAAAGCTGAAGAGTTCTGCTGTTGAGGTGGTCTGCAACAAGACCGCCATTGATCTCGCTGGAAAAATGAGGTGCAGTTTCCCAGCATTTAACGAGAACAGACTGGACTTGgagaaaaacatgttgaagtcactggcagagaaagaggacTTTAATGCTTTTATCACCTACATCAGACACCCAAGGAGGCAAGTAGAGACTTTCATAAAGGAGACAGCACAGAActacatctttaaaaaaaacaaagatgaagcACTGAGTATACtcaagaaaaacactgaccacatCAAAAAACTTGTGAGTCAAGCTTTATTTGCTGCGACagagaaaaccaaaaccaaGAGAGGAGGCATAGACATGTGGATGCAGGAATTTTCCAGTTTGCTCAAAGATGAGCTGACATTCGCCATTTGCTGTCAAAACTTCAGCAACATCAACAATTTCGACTTTCTTAAAGAGGAGATGGACAAAGGCCTTGCATCCATCACAGAGGAGATGAGCAGAATCTCATTGGATAAGATGAAGGAATTCAGGATGAAGCCCGATCAAATCCTCATCGAGCAGCTGTGTAAGTGCTGCTGGGTAAAGTGTCCattctgtgcagcagtgtgtacCAACACCATGGACGATCACAGCCCTGATGACCACAGCGTGCCTTTTCATCGACCTGCTGCAGTCAACGGTTGGCACTTCCGCAACACAGTGGAACTGTGCATTGACTTCTGCACAACAGGTGTTGCAAGTGACATAAGTTTCTATCCAGATTCTGAACATCCAGAAAAACTTGTTCCCTTCAAACAGTACCGAACTGCTGGGCCAAGGTATGCTAACTGGAGAATTACCCCTGATGAGTCCAAGCTGAAATATTGGATCTGGTTTGTGTGTCGATTTCAGGAGCAACTGGAAGATCACTATAATTTAAGATTCCAGGGCCGAGGTGAAATTCCCACACAGTGGAAAACAGTCTCTAAAGATGACGCTATTAAAAGTCTGGATGAAATGTAG
- the LOC139343168 gene encoding uncharacterized protein, with amino-acid sequence MSLRCLQSRFVTLPRLSRLDRQFQDGDVRKGSLPHSSGITLTRSDSLTSFTVDLGPSLMSEVLSLIDNPTCLQMSNHSRTAGEEAEGEEEKEEEESSLTETPVQSPAVTSPNSSTGSRSVSRGRFYSSNRTEQQEDRRSQRSPDEYAGSPHRAEPAMEAERFQRAADVLSRHYGGGSFTKGTRMLNNTTSPALSHGRKTPYAFSEEEEEIKV; translated from the exons ATGTCTCTGAGAT GCCTGCAGTCTAGATTCGTCACTCTGCCCCGCCTCTCTCGCCTTGACAGACAGTTTCAAGATGGAGACGTCCGAAAGGGGTCTCTACCACACAGCAGTGGCATCACGCTGACGCGCTCAGACTCCCTCACTTCGTTCACTGTAGACCTTGGCCCTTCCCTGATGTCTGAGGTACTGAGCTTGATTGACAACCCCACCTGCCTTCAGATGTCTAATCACAGCCGGACAGCAGGCGAGGAAGCGGAAGgcgaggaagagaaagaagaggaagagagctcTCTCACAGAGACGCCTGTGCAGAGCCCTGCGGTGACTTCACCAAACTCTTCCACAGGAAGCAGGTCAGTCAGCAGGGGGCGCTTTTATAGCTCTAACCGGACAGAGcaacaggaggacaggaggtcCCAGAGGTCACCAGATGAGTACGCTGGGTCCCCTCACAGAGCAGAGCCTGCcatggaggcagagaggttCCAGAGGGCAGCTGATGTGCTGTCCCGCCATTACGGCGGAGGCTCCTTCACGAAGGGAACGAGGATGCTCAACAACACcacctctcctgctctttcccACGGCCGCAAAACACCATATGCCTtttctgaagaggaggaagagatcaAAGTCTAG